One Brassica napus cultivar Da-Ae chromosome A1, Da-Ae, whole genome shotgun sequence genomic region harbors:
- the BNAA01G16430D gene encoding uncharacterized protein BNAA01G16430D, with the protein MASKIVSAIVFVFNLIAFGLAVAAEQRRSTAKVVQDTEVQYNYCVYDSDRATGYGVGAFLFSVASQFLIMLVSRCFCCGKPLKPGGSRALALVLFIVSWIFFLIAEICLLAGSVENAYHTKYRTMFMDNPPDCQTLRKGVFAAGASFVFFNAIVSQFYYFFYSSAAAASLSPY; encoded by the exons ATGGCGTCGAAGATTGTCTCAGCCATAGTCTTTGTGTTCAACCTTATTGCCTTTGGTCTAGCCGTGGCTGCTGAACAAAGACGAAGCACT GCAAAGGTTGTGCAGGACACAGAGGTGCAATACAACTATTGTGTGTATGATTCAGACAGAGCCACAGGGTATGGAGTTGGAGCCTTTTTGTTCTCAGTGGCTAGTCAATTTCTTATCATGCTCGTTAGCCGCTGCTTCTGTTGTGGAAAGCCTCTCAAGCCTGGTGGTTCACGTGCTCTTGCCCTTGTTCTCTTCATTGTCAGCTG GATATTCTTCTTAATAGCGGAGATATGCCTATTAGCTGGATCGGTAGAGAATGCATACCACACAAAGTACAGGACAATGTTCATGGACAATCCTCCTGATTGTCAAACTCTTCGCAAGGGTGTCTTCGCTGCGGGTgcctcctttgtcttcttcaacGCCATTGTCTCTCAGTTCTATTATTTCTTCTACTCCTCTGCTGCTGCCGCCTCCCTCTCCCCTTACTAG
- the LOC106445867 gene encoding protochlorophyllide reductase B, chloroplastic, with the protein MALQAASLVSSAFSVRKDGKLNASSASFKDSSLFGASITEHGSSSLRFKRELSVRNVAIRAQTAATSSPSITKSSVDGKKTLRKGNVVVTGASSGLGLATAKALAETGKWHVIMACRDFLKAERAAKSAGMPKDSYTVMHLDLASLDSVRQFVDNFRRSEMPLDVLVCNAAVYFPTAKEPTYSAEGFELSVATNHLGHFLLSRLLLDDLKKSDYPSKRLIIVGSITGNTNTLAGNVPPKANLGDLRGLAGGLNGLNSSAMIDGGDFDGAKAYKDSKVCNMLTMQEFHRRYHEETGITFASLYPGCIASTGLFREHIPLFRTLFPPFQKYITKGYVSETESGKRLAQVVSDPSLTKSGVYWSWNKASASFENQLSEEASDVEKARKVWEISEKLVGLA; encoded by the exons ATGGCCCTTCAAGCTGCTTCTTTGGTCTCCTCTGCTTTCTCTGTCCGAAAAGATGGAAAGTTGAATGCTTCTTCAGCATCCTTCAAGGACTCGAGTCTCTTTGGTGCCTCCATTACCGAACATGGCTCTTCCTCATTAAGATTCAAG AGAGAACTTAGCGTGAGAAATGTAGCGATCAGAGCCCAAACCGCTGCAACTTCAAGCCCCTCCATCACGAAATCTTCAGTTGACGGCAAGAAGACCTTGAGGAAAGGTAACGTGGTGGTCACGGGAGCCTCATCAGGGTTAGGTCTGGCCACGGCCAAAGCTCTTGCCGAGACAGGGAAATGGCACGTGATAATGGCGTGCAGGGACTTCCTCAAAGCCGAGAGAGCCGCCAAGTCCGCAGGGATGCCTAAAGACAGCTACACGGTGATGCATCTAGACTTAGCTTCGTTGGACAGCGTGAGACAGTTCGTTGATAACTTCAGGAGATCAGAGATGCCTCTCGATGTTTTGGTCTGCAACGCTGCTGTCTATTTCCCGACGGCTAAAGAGCCTACTTACAGTGCAGAAGGGTTTGAGCTCAGCGTTGCGACTAATCATTTAGGACATTTTCTTCTCTCGAGGTTGTTGCTTGATGACTTGAAGAAATCTGATTACCCTTCAAAACGTCTCATCATTGTCGGATCCATTACAG GGAACACAAATACATTGGCTGGTAACGTACCACCAAAAGCTAACCTCGGCGACTTGAGGGGTTTAGCTGGTGGACTGAACGGTTTGAACAGCTCTGCGATGATTGATGGAGGAGATTTCGATGGTGCAAAGGCTTACAAAGACAGCAAGGTCTGTAACATGTTGACGATGCAAGAGTTTCACAGGCGTTACCATGAAGAAACAGGAATCACATTCGCCTCGCTTTACCCTGGTTGCATCGCCTCCACTGGTTTATTCAGAGAGCACATTCCGCTTTTCCGTACACTCTTCCCTCCGTTTCAGAAGTACATCACTAAAGGATATGTCTCCGAGACAGAGTCTGGCAAAAGACTTGCTCAG GTGGTGAGTGATCCGAGCTTGACGAAATCAGGAGTGTACTGGAGCTGGAACAAGGCTTCGGCTTCTTTTGAGAATCAGTTATCGGAAGAAGCAAGTGATGTTGAGAAGGCTCGTAAAGTGTGGGAGATCAGTGAGAAGCTCGTTGGCTTGGCCTAA
- the LOC106445877 gene encoding stem-specific protein TSJT1, which yields MLAIFHEAFAHPPEELYSPASEKCSKQPKLPEETLDDFLSRHSDNTFSMSFGKAAVLAYVRPSASFSVHQRLFCGFDDIYCLFFGSLNNLCQLNKQYGLTKTTNEAMFVIEAYRTLRDRGPYPADQVVKDLDGSFAFVVYDSKAGSVFTALGSDGGVKLFWGIAADGSVVISDDLDVIKEGCAKSFAPFPTGCMFHSEGGLMSFEHPMNKIKAMPRVDSEGVLCGANFKVDVYTRVNSIPRRGSEANWSL from the exons ATGTTGGCTATATTTCACGAGGCCTTTGCTCACCCGCCGGAGGAACTCTACAGTCCGGCGTCTGAGAAATGCTCTAAACAGCCCAAACTTCCAGAAGAAACCTTAGACGACTTCTTGTCTCGTCACTCTGACAACACTTTCTCCATGTCTTTCGGAAAAGCAGCTGTTCTTGCTTACGTTCGTCCCTCTGCTTCCTTCTCAGTCCACCAGAG GTTGTTCTGTGGGTTTGATGACATCTACTGTCTCTTCTTTGGGAGCTTGAACAATCTGTGTCAGCTAAACAAGCAATATGGTCTGACCAAGACAACAAACGAGGCCATGTTTGTGATTGAAGCTTATAGGACTCTTAGAGACAGAGGTCCTTATCCAGCTGATCAGGTCGTCAAGGATTTAGACGGTAGCTTTGCCTTTGTTGTTTATGATAGCAAAGCCGGCTCTGTCTTCACGGCTCTG GGATCTGATGGAGGAGTGAAGCTGTTTTGGGGAATAGCTGCTGATGGATCTGTTGTGATATCGGATGATTTGGATGTTATCAAAGAGGGTTGTGCTAAATCTTTTGCTCCATTTCCTACTG GATGTATGTTCCACAGTGAAGGAGGGTTAATGAGCTTTGAGCATCCGATGAACAAGATAAAGGCGATGCCGAGAGTGGACAGTGAAGGAGTCCTATGTGGTGCTAACTTCAAGGTGGATGTGTACACGCGTGTTAACAGTATCCCTCGTCGAGGAAGTGAAGCCAATTGGTCTCTCTGA
- the LOC125587396 gene encoding uncharacterized protein LOC125587396, with the protein MVKTYVNDHKCERTGYSKILKRSAIASLFAERLRLNPKLTAKEIQAEILREYKMEVLENSCIMAKTKVMKERRKTHEEHFDKIWDYQAEILRSNPGSTMEIETIPGATVGSKQRFYRLYMCFQAQKEAWKKTCRPVIGLDGAFLKWDIKGQLLAAVGRDGDNRIVPIAWAVVEIENDTNWDWFVKRLALDLGLENGNGFVIMSDKQKGLVKAVHTLLPEAEHRQCCRHIYENWRKGGKDLRLQRFFWFIARSYTPGMFNYNMDELKNYDPGAHASLIKTKPETWSRAFFKIGSYCNDNLNNLCESFNKTIREPRKKPLLDMLEEIRRQCMTRNYNRSKMAKDRKTRFTPKTHKELDRVEKKSKECSLRWAIGPETEVEDRDQSYVVNLENETCACRSWQMNGIPCIHAAKVILGVGRKLSEFVAPFYTTSKWRETYSFGIRPVNGRSRDENRDS; encoded by the exons ATGGTAAAAACATACGTCAATGACCATAAGTGTGAGAGGACAGGGTATTCCAAGATACTTAAGAGGTCAGCAATTGCAAGTCTATTTGCTGAGAGGTTAAGGCTGAATCCTAAGCTCACGGCAAAGGAGATACAGGCTGAGATATTGAGGGAGTATAAGATGGAAGTTTTAGAAAACTCATGCATTATGGCCAAGACGAAGGTGATGAAAGAAAGGAGGAAGACCCATGAAGAGCATTTTGATAAAATCTGGGATTACCAAGCAGAGATATTGAGGAGCAATCCTGGATCAACCATGGAAATTGAGACCATACCAGGAGCCACGGTTGGAAGCAAGCAGCGGTTCTATAGACTCTACATGTGTTTCCAAGCACAAAAGGAAGCATGGAAGAAGACTTGTAGGCCTGTTATTGGCTTAGATGGAGCCTTTTTGAAATGGGACATCAAGGGACAGTTGTTGGCTGCGGTTGGAAGAGATGGAGACAATAGGATTGTCCCTATTGCTTGGGCTGTAGTGGAGATAGAGAATGATACAAATTGGGATTGGTTTGTGAAGCGTTTGGCCTTGGATTTGGGATTGGAAAATGGGAACGGCTTTGTTATAATGTCTGACAAACAAAAG GGATTAGTGAAGGCAGTTCATACTCTCCTTCCAGAAGCTGAGCATAGACAGTGTTGTCGCCATATCTACGAGAACTGGAGGAAAGGTGGAAAAGATCTAAGGTTACAGAGGTTCTTCTGGTTCATTGCAAGGAGCTACACTCCTGGTATGTTCAACTACAACATGGACGAGCTTAAGAACTATGATCCTGGCGCACATGCATCTCTGATAAAGACAAAGCCAGAGACTTGGTCTAGAGCTTTCTTCAAGATAGGCTCCTACTGTAATGATAATCTGAACAACTTGTGTGAGTCCTTCAACAAGACCATCAGGGAGCCTAGGAAGAAACCTCTGCTAGACATGTTAGAGGAGATTAGGCGCCAATGTATGACTAGGAACTACAATAGGTCTAAGATGGCTAAGGACAGGAAGACTAGGTTCACCCCAAAGACACATAAAGAGTTAGACAGGGTTGAGAAGAAGTCAAAAGAATGTAGTCTGCGTTGGGCAATTGGGCCAGAGACTGAGGTGGAAGATAGAGACCAGTCTTACGTGGTGAATTTGGAGAATGAGACTTGTGCATGTCGAAGCTGGCAAATGAATGGTATTCCATGCATCCATGCTGCTAAGGTCATCCTTGGCGTGGGTAGAAAACTCTCTGAATTTGTTGCTCCTTTCTACACAACCTCTAAGTGGCGTGAAACCTACAGTTTTGGGATCAGACCTGTAAATGGAAGAAGCAGAGATGAGAATCGAGATTCTTAA
- the LOC106445887 gene encoding CBS domain-containing protein CBSX5-like, producing the protein MALSLLSYDVTDLCLGKPPLRCLSASSSSVSDAIAALKSSDDPFLSVWNCNHDHDDVAECECLGKISMADVICHLSKDEVHTLSALNSPVSVLLPPTRSLVLHVQPSCSLVEAIDLIIQGAHNLIVPIQTKTATKKRQQNDNVSHTTTTTHSNGQRFCWITQEDIVRFLLGCIAAFSPLPSMSISDLGIINSSHAILAVDYNSSASAVVSAISRALADQTSVAVVDNEGDDSLMYLIGEISPMTLTCCDETAAAAVATLSAGYLMEYLDGVNPPESLVQEVRERLESKGQIGLLSLLDTLSLSSSPTSGYSSDEESPARSLGRSMSISTRMARKAEAVVCNPKSSLMAVMIQAITHRTNYTWVIDKDGCFVGMVTFVDILKVFRKFL; encoded by the exons ATGGCACTGTCTCTTCTCTCATACGACGTTACTGACCTCTGTCTCGGCAAGCCTCCTCTCCGTTGTCTCTCCGCCTCTTCCTCCTCCGTATCCGACGCCATCGCTGCCCTCAAATCCTCTGacgatcctttcctctccgtcTGGAACTGCAATCACGACCATGATGATGTGGCAGAGTGCGAGTGTCTGGGAAAGATATCAATGGCTGACGTCATCTGCCACTTGTCCAAAGACGAAGTCCACACACTCTCTGCGTTGAACTCGCCTGTCTCTGTTCTTCTCCCGCCAACTCGCTCCCTCGTCCTCCATGTTCAACCCTCCTGCAG CTTAGTTGAAGCCATTGATCTGATAATCCAAGGAGCACATAATCTGATTGTCCCGATCCAGACAAAGACCGCCACCAAGAAGAGACAGCAAAACGACAACGTTTCacacaccaccaccaccacccacTCGAACGGACAAAGATTCTGCTGGATCACACAAGAAGATATCGTACGCTTCCTCCTCGGGTGCATCGCCGCGTTCTCTCCTCTGCCTTCGATGTCAATCTCCGATCTCGGTATCATCAACAGCTCGCACGCAATTCTCGCCGTCGACTACAACTCCTCCGCCTCCGCCGTCGTCTCCGCCATCTCCCGCGCTCTCGCCGACCAAACCTCCGTCGCGGTTGTCGACAACGAGGGAGATGATTCACTGATGTACCTGATCGGAGAAATCTCTCCGATGACACTGACTTGCTGCGACGAGACAGCTGCGGCGGCGGTGGCGACGCTCTCCGCCGGGTACTTGATGGAGTACTTAGACGGTGTGAATCCGCCGGAGAGCCTCGTCCAGGAAGTGAGAGAGCGTCTGGAGAGCAAGGGACAGATTGGTTTGCTCTCGCTTTTGGATACTCTCTCGCTCTCGTCGTCGCCGACGTCGGGGTACTCGTCGGATGAAGAGTCTCCGGCGAGGTCGTTGGGGAGGTCGATGAGTATATCGACGAGAATGGCGAGGAAGGCGGAGGCGGTAGTGTGTAATCCTAAGAGCTCGTTGATGGCGGTGATGATTCAGGCGATTACTCACCGTACGAATTACACGTGGGTGATTGACAAAGATGGCTGTTTTGTTGGCATGGTTACTTTTGTTGATATCTTAAAAGTTTTTAGGAAATTTTTGTag